The DNA window CGTCGCCCAGCTGCTGCGCCCGCTGCCGGACCCGGTGGTGCAGTCCACCGCGCTCTCCTCGTACACCTTCCCCGGCAGCAAGCCCAATCTGCCGTGGCCCACCGAGGGCCAGGCCACCGCCGAGGTCTACGGCCTGGGCAGCCTCGGCCGCTCGGGGGCCGACAAGTCCGCGCCGATGGCCAGCGTCACCAAGGTGATGACCGCGTATGTGGTGCTCAAGGACCATCCGCTGAAGCTGGGGGAGAACGGCCTGACGCTCACCGCCGACAAGCAGGCGGCGTCCGACTACTCCACCGGCATCACCGAGGGCGAGTCGGTGGTCAAGGTCGAGGTGGGCCAGAAGATCAGCCAGTACGAGGCGCTCCAGATGCTGCTGATCCCCTCCGCCAACAACATCGCCCGGCTGCTCGGCCGCTGGGACGCGGGCTCCCAGGAGGCGTTCGTCAAGAAGATGAACGACACCGCGCGGACGCTCGGCATGACCAAGACCGTCTACACCGACCCCAGCGGTCTTCAGTCCACCACCAGGACCACCGCCTCCGACCAGCTCAGGCTGGCCGAGAAGGTGATGCAGAACGACGTCTTCCGGCAGATCGTGTCCACCCCCAATGTGGTGCTCACCGACGGCCAGCGGATCTTCAACAACAACCAGCTGCTGACGACCGGCGACCGGGTCATCGGGGTGAAGACCGGTTCCAGCACCCCGGCCGGCGGCTGCCTGATGTGGGCGGCCGAGAAGGAGGTCGGCGGCACCACGCAGCTGATCATCGGTGTGGTGATGGGCCAGCAGGGCCCGCAGATCCTGCAGAAGGTGCTGGACGTCAGTGGTGACCTCATCGCGGCGGCGCAGAAGAACCTCACCGACCACACCGTGCTCAGGAAGGGCGACGTGGTCGGCTATGTCGACGACGGGCTCGGCGGAAAGGTTCCGGCAACGGTGTCCCAGGACGTCACCGTGGTCGGCTGGTCCGGGCTGAGCGTGGAGGTCAACCTGGAGCCGCAGGGCACCCTGCCGCACACCGCCAAGGCCGGTACCCGGGTGGGCACCGTCACGGTCGGCAGCGGCCAGGGCGAGGTGAAGGTCCCGGTGGTGCTCAAGCACGACCTGGCGCCGCCGTCGATCAGCTCCCGCCTCACCCGGCTGCTGTGACCCGCTGAGCGCGCCCACAGGGCCCGGACGGCACCGCCGTCCGGGCCCTGTGCCGTCCGGGCCTCAGACCGGCCGCCTGGGCCGCTCCGTGGCGCGGGTGATGGCGGCCTCCACCGCCCCCACCCGGTCCGCCAGCAGGCCCAGGGCGCCCACGGCGCGGGCGAGGGCGTCGTCCCCGGAGCCGCCCAGCGCCCGCTCGCGCAGATACCCGGCCTTGACCTCGGCCCAGCGGGCGGCCTGCTCGGCGGTGAGGCGGTCGCGCAGCCCGGCCAGCTTGAGCAGATTGGCCTCGGCGTCGGCGCCCAGCGCCTGGGCCTCGCCCCGGTAGTGGTCGTCGAGGACGGCTTCGACCTCCTCGGCGTCCATCACCGGGACGATCCGCCCGGCCAGTCGGCTCATGTCCCGGTAGGAGCCCTGGAGCAGGTAGGGCGGCTCGGTGCGGGAGGCGTCGGCGGTTGCCGCGGAGGCGATGTAGGCGCGGTTGCTGGCCAGCAGCACCTCGCGGACCCCCAGCAGATGGCGCAGCACGGCGAGCACCGCCTCCAGCTCGGGCTGCGGGTAGGGGTGTGCCGTCCGGTCGGTGCGGACCGGCTCGGTGCCCTGGGCCATGGCGGTGAGCAGTTCCAGGTCGGCCGGGTCGCGCCCGGCCAGCGGGGCCAGCACGGGGTTGGCGGTGAGCGCGTTCTCCAGGTAGCTGGCGGCGAAGAGGTCCTCCCGGCCCGCCAGGACGTCGCCCAGGTTCCACACGTCGGCGCGGTTGGCCAGCATGTCGGGGATGCGGAAGCGGCGGCCGGACTCGGTGTACGGGTTGCCGGCCATGCAGACCGCGAACCGCTTGCCGCGCAGGTCGTGGCTGCGGGCCAGGCCGCCCTGGACGCCGTCGATGCGGCGCTGCGCATCGCAGAGCGGGATGAACTTCTGGAGCAGCTCGGGGCTGGTGTGCTGGATGTCGTCCAGGTAGAGCAGGACGTTGTTCCCCAGCTCCAGCGCGAAGTTGATCTTCTCGACCTCCTGGCGGGCGGTCGCGTCGGGCGCCTCCGCCGGGTCCAGCGAGGTGGTGCGGTGGCCCAGCGCCGGGCCGTCCACCCGGACCAGTACCAGGCCAAGCGCGGCCGCCACGTACTCCATCAGCGTGGTCTTGCCGTAGCCGGGCGGGGAGATCAGCATCAGCAGGCCCGACCGGTCGCCGTGCCCGGCGTCGCCGGCGGTGCCCAGCTGCTTGGCGAGGTTGTCGCCGATCAGCGGCAGGTACACCTCGTCGATCAGCCGGTTGCGGACGAAGCCGCCGAGCGGCCGGGGCCGGTAGGCGTCCAGCCGCAGCCGCCGCCGCTCGGCGGCCACCAGCTCGGCCCGCTGCCGCTGGTAGGCGCGGTGCGCCGGGACGCGCTGCTCCCGGAAGCGGCGGGTGCGCTCCAGCAGCTCGTCCAGCCGCAGCCGCAGCGTCCCGCCGCTGATCCTCGGGTGGGTGCCCAGCAGGCCCTCCACGGTGGCGGTGAGCGGCGCGGCCGAGTCCCGGCGGGGGAGGGCGTCGCCGATCAGCTCCACCGCCACCGCCTCGTCCAGGTCGGCCGCGTACCGGTCCGGGTCGCCGCCCGACGCGGCGCAGGAGCCGAGCCAGGCCCGTACCAGCTGATGACGGGCCGTCAGCTCACCGTCCAGCGCCCGCAGATCGTCCTCGTACTCCTTGCGGGCGGCGGAGTCCGGACCGCCCAGCGCCGCGTGGAAGGCGGCCAGCAGCTCCCGGGCGCCCACGCCGGTCGCAAAGCCCGGCTGCTCCCCGGCCAGCTCCTCGAAGAGGTAGCCCCCGGCGCCCGGGGCGGCGGGCAGTCCGGCCCGCGCGGTGAAGGCGGCCACCGCCGCGTCCAGCTCCGCGCAGAGCTCGGCCACGGCCGGTGCGGGGCCGAAGGCGGCCCGCGCCCGGGCCAGCGAACCCGCCCGGGTCAGCCAGCCGGTACGGGCCCGCTCGTCGGTGCCGTACGCCCAGAACAGCTGCGCCGAGGCGCGGGCGGCCCCCGGGTGGCGCAGCAGGCCCGCATCGGAGCGCAGCCGCAGCAGCGCCGTCAGGATCGCCGCCGCGTCATGGTCATGGACGCCGCGCTGATAGCCCTCGTCGTAGCGGTCGGCGGCGGCCCTGCGGACCGCCTCCAGCGGGCCGTCCGGCGCCTCCAGGGCCGCGAGCAGCCCGGGGGACGCCTCAGCCTCCGCCAGCACGGCGGCGGCCAGGTGCTCGCCCCGGTAGACCTCCGGGGACTCCGAGGCCAGCGGCTGGTCCCAGAACGGCCGGGTGGCCGCGAAGGACGGGTCGTCCACCGGCGCCCGGTAGTCGGTCCCGGCGACGGCGAAGGCCAGGCCGTCGCCGTGCGGCACCAGGGTCAGCTCCAGCTTGGGGTCGGCCACCGCGAACCGGTGGCGGCCCAGCCGCAGCGTGCCGTCGCCGCCGTCCAGGTCCAGCCGGTCGCGCAGCGCCCGCGCCGCCTCCTGGCGGGCCGCGTCCAGCCGGCCGGTCAGCTCCTGGGCCCGTACCGGGTCGCCCAGCGCCCGCAGCTCCTCGGCGGCGGCCCGCACCCGGGCCACCGCCTGGTCGGTGGTGAAGTAGGTGGAAAGCTCCTCCGGCGAGCCCAGCCCCGCCGCCCGCCGCCGCACCCCGGCCAGGATGCGCTCCCCGGCCGCCATCCGCCGGTCGGCGCTGCGGGCCCGCTCGTCCAGCAGCGCCTGCCGCCGGGCCGCGAACGCCCCCTGGACCTCCTCCCGCTTGGCCTCCAGCCGCTCCGGCAGCCCGTCGGAGTCGGCGAAGCGGGTCTCCAGGCCCTCCAGCCGCAGCAGCAGCCGCCCCAGCTGCTCCTCGCACCGCTCGGGCGTGGTGGAGGCCGCCAGGGCGCCCGTGGCGCTCTGCGCCAGCAGGGCGAACTC is part of the Peterkaempfera bronchialis genome and encodes:
- a CDS encoding D-alanyl-D-alanine carboxypeptidase family protein, with product MGPETTSEAMRVLASLSARPMTPLRRAVKRVTVWGVFLAFVLGIVCVAQLLRPLPDPVVQSTALSSYTFPGSKPNLPWPTEGQATAEVYGLGSLGRSGADKSAPMASVTKVMTAYVVLKDHPLKLGENGLTLTADKQAASDYSTGITEGESVVKVEVGQKISQYEALQMLLIPSANNIARLLGRWDAGSQEAFVKKMNDTARTLGMTKTVYTDPSGLQSTTRTTASDQLRLAEKVMQNDVFRQIVSTPNVVLTDGQRIFNNNQLLTTGDRVIGVKTGSSTPAGGCLMWAAEKEVGGTTQLIIGVVMGQQGPQILQKVLDVSGDLIAAAQKNLTDHTVLRKGDVVGYVDDGLGGKVPATVSQDVTVVGWSGLSVEVNLEPQGTLPHTAKAGTRVGTVTVGSGQGEVKVPVVLKHDLAPPSISSRLTRLL
- a CDS encoding DNA repair ATPase, with protein sequence MSDTTAAPQAAEVDTATYEVLRTRLSDRAAELARRARELDGRRREAFGGTPLEPVAAVRAATAQPGAARDLAPLGGLLLLGLFPASARDDVPEPEDVLAGYVPGDGDPAPAAVPGLLDHPEFRRDFAELHRYYRDARLLRLQRTGTRLLAAFRTGPDPADLRVLRWRVDADGGVAYLDNRGERDLERPEPHDVHWTAATREDHLPGRHPQIAVAGGALHVSTTGGSLTVRSDPDTETPRGELHREPVDEPLQSLADADVEYARVGPALVLLRVRPYKEDAWRYLVHTAATGRVTRLDAIGQSCRLLPEDQGVVFPGGYCLATGAVRTFDTDVEGLEFQRVVRSADGEDVLYAFADPAGGRALLLPYNTIRQEAATPIPCGGWALLADGTLAVLRGGEEQSRLHAVQLWRTPFASEAHLAATRPTGGGPLERIGNRELVQGVADCLAAARAAQRSARDDATSTVGFEQLVGACGRALDRYHWLGEPELGGLLDPLTALRNTARQVLDEHRRVEELAARAVAAVEEAEAEGASLMRRARSELPDDAEGWVAQLAGLRRARGRLAGLRELHRVDLDRVAALEAALDGELHAAAGRALDFLAGEGAFAPALAAAGQLTAEAREAATDAEAAQTAERIAARADGLELVTEVVGGLEAADATVRTAVLERIGEAVGALGAARAVLDARRRELREAEGRAAFEAEFALLAQSATGALAASTTPERCEEQLGRLLLRLEGLETRFADSDGLPERLEAKREEVQGAFAARRQALLDERARSADRRMAAGERILAGVRRRAAGLGSPEELSTYFTTDQAVARVRAAAEELRALGDPVRAQELTGRLDAARQEAARALRDRLDLDGGDGTLRLGRHRFAVADPKLELTLVPHGDGLAFAVAGTDYRAPVDDPSFAATRPFWDQPLASESPEVYRGEHLAAAVLAEAEASPGLLAALEAPDGPLEAVRRAAADRYDEGYQRGVHDHDAAAILTALLRLRSDAGLLRHPGAARASAQLFWAYGTDERARTGWLTRAGSLARARAAFGPAPAVAELCAELDAAVAAFTARAGLPAAPGAGGYLFEELAGEQPGFATGVGARELLAAFHAALGGPDSAARKEYEDDLRALDGELTARHQLVRAWLGSCAASGGDPDRYAADLDEAVAVELIGDALPRRDSAAPLTATVEGLLGTHPRISGGTLRLRLDELLERTRRFREQRVPAHRAYQRQRAELVAAERRRLRLDAYRPRPLGGFVRNRLIDEVYLPLIGDNLAKQLGTAGDAGHGDRSGLLMLISPPGYGKTTLMEYVAAALGLVLVRVDGPALGHRTTSLDPAEAPDATARQEVEKINFALELGNNVLLYLDDIQHTSPELLQKFIPLCDAQRRIDGVQGGLARSHDLRGKRFAVCMAGNPYTESGRRFRIPDMLANRADVWNLGDVLAGREDLFAASYLENALTANPVLAPLAGRDPADLELLTAMAQGTEPVRTDRTAHPYPQPELEAVLAVLRHLLGVREVLLASNRAYIASAATADASRTEPPYLLQGSYRDMSRLAGRIVPVMDAEEVEAVLDDHYRGEAQALGADAEANLLKLAGLRDRLTAEQAARWAEVKAGYLRERALGGSGDDALARAVGALGLLADRVGAVEAAITRATERPRRPV